The Gadus macrocephalus chromosome 20, ASM3116895v1 genome includes a region encoding these proteins:
- the olig2 gene encoding oligodendrocyte transcription factor 2: protein MRTMDSDNSRVSRPASPDVERIFLAAMKKTVHGFSGAVSSTQGDSSHDIAADLRSLSSNDDDDTLSLKMLSKKDRKLLSENELQSIRLKINSRERKRMHDLNVAMDGLREVMPYAHGPSVRKLSKIATLLLARNYILMLSSSLEEMKRLVSEIYGSSGGGGGHHHHGGFHPSACGGSMAHGAPLPGHPTVSHASHPAVHHALLPPAVSSASLSAPSISAVTSVRPHHGLLKAPVASAGPLGSSFHHWGMSAGGMPCPCSMCQVPPPPPHVAMSLSRLTSDSK, encoded by the coding sequence ATGAGGACCATGGACTCCGATAACAGCCGTGTGTCAAGACCCGCTTCCCCCGACGTGGAGCGCATCTTCCTGGCGGCCATGAAGAAAACGGTGCACGGTTTCTCGGGCGCGGTGTCCTCCACGCAGGGCGACTCCTCCCACGACATCGCCGCCGACCTGCGCAGCCTCTCGAGCAACGACGATGACGACACGCTGTCCCTCAAGATGCTCTCCAAGAAGGACCGCAAGCTGCTCTCCGAGAACGAGCTGCAGTCCATCCGCCTGAAGATCAACAGCCGCGAGCGGAAGAGGATGCACGACCTCAACGTGGCCATGGACGGCTTGCGCGAGGTCATGCCCTACGCGCACGGGCCCTCCGTGCGCAAACTCTCCAAGATCGCCACGCTACTGCTGGCGCGAAACTACATCCTGATGCTGAGCAGCTCGCTGGAGGAGATGAAGCGGTTGGTGAGCGAGATCTacggcagcagcggcggcggcggcggtcaccaccaccacggggGGTTCCATCCGTCCGCGTGCGGCGGGAGCATGGCGCACGGCGCCCCGCTGCCCGGCCACCCGACGGTTTCTCACGCCTCGCACCCGGCGGTGCATCACGCGCTGTTGCCCCCTGCGGTGTCCAGCGCGTCGCTTTCGGCGCCGAGCATCTCCGCCGTGACGTCTGTCAGGCCGCACCACGGACTCCTCAAGGCGCCCGTGGCCAGCGCGGGCCCGCTGGGCAGCAGCTTCCATCACTGGGGCATGAGCGCGGGCGGCATGCCGTGCCCGTGCAGCATGTGTCAGgttcccccgcctcccccgcaCGTGGCCATGAGTCTTTCGAGGCTGACAAGCGACTCCAAATAA